A genomic window from Sorex araneus isolate mSorAra2 chromosome 2, mSorAra2.pri, whole genome shotgun sequence includes:
- the RPS20 gene encoding 40S ribosomal protein S20, producing MAFKDTGKTPVEPEVAIHRIRITLTSRNVKSLEKVCADLIRGAKEKNLKVKGPVRMPTKTLRITTRKTPCGEGSKTWDRFQMRIHKRLIDLHSPSEIVKQITSISIEPGVEVEVTIADA from the exons ATG GCCTTCAAGGACACGGGCAAGACGCCGGTGGAGCCCGAGGTGGCCATCCACCGCATCCGCATCACCCTCACCAGCCGCAACGTGAAGTCGCTGGAGAAGG TTTGCGCCGACCTCATCCGCGGCGCTAAGGAGAAGAACCTGAAGGTGAAGGGCCCGGTGCGGATGCCCACCAAG ACGCTGCGCATCACCACCCGGAAGACGCCGTGCGGCGAAGGCTCCAAGACCTGGGACCGCTTCCAGATGCGCATCCACAAGCGCCTCATCGACCTGCACAGCCCGTCGGAGATCGTGAAGCAGATCACGTCCATCAGCATCGAGCCCGGCGTGGAGGTGGAGGTCACCATCGCCGACGCCTAG
- the MOS gene encoding proto-oncogene serine/threonine-protein kinase mos: MPSPPAPRSPSLRACFSPPADARPCSSPCAPPARAPRGPRAPRRLPWCLIDWAHVRLLHRLGAGGFGAVYKATYHGVPVALKQVRAGAGNRLASQRSFWAELNVARLRHANIVRLLAASTRAPAGLDGPGAVLMEFGGHLTLHRRIYATPEPLGPRERLRYALDVASGLRFLHAQSIVHLDLKPANVLISEQGVCKIGDFGCSQKLPGRPCPEKAPGPLGGTYTHRAPELLRGEALTPKADIYSFAITLWQLSTRELPYSGERDYVLYAVVACQLRPPLSAPVFTDSVPGRKLQSLIQRCWTPRPRQRPSAGLLWLDLHALKAEHG; the protein is encoded by the coding sequence atgccgtccccgccggccccgcgctcGCCCTCGCTGCGCGCCTGCTTCTCCCCGCCCGCCGACGCGCGGCCCTGCAGCAGCCCgtgcgcgccccccgcgcgcgccccccgcggcccgcgcgcgccccgccggcTGCCCTGGTGCCTCATCGACTGGGCGCACGTGCGGCTGCTGCACCGCCTGGGCGCTGGGGGCTTCGGCGCCGTCTACAAGGCCACCTACCACGGCGTGCCCGTGGCCCTCAAGCAGGTGCGGGCCGGCGCGGGGAACCGCCTGGCGTCGCAGCGCAGCTTCTGGGCCGAGCTGAACGTGGCGCGGCTGCGGCACGCCAACATCGTGCGGCTGCTGGCGGCCAGCACGCGCGCGCCCGCCGGCCTCGACGGCCCCGGGGCCGTGCTCATGGAGTTCGGCGGCCACCTGACGCTGCACCGCCGCATCTACGCCACCCCCGAGCCGCTGGGCCCGCGCGAGCGCCTGCGCTACGCCCTGGACGTGGCCAGCGGGCTGCGCTTCCTGCACGCGCAGAGCATCGTGCACCTGGACCTCAAGCCCGCCAACGTGCTCATCAGCGAGCAGGGCGTGTGCAAGATCGGGGACTTCGGCTGCTCCCAGAAGCTCCCGGGGCGGCCGTGCCCGGAGAAGGCGCCCGGGCCCCTGGGGGGCACCTACACGCACCGCGCCCCCGAGTTGCTCCGGGGAGAGGCGCTCACGCCCAAGGCCGACATCTACTCCTTTGCCATCACGCTCTGGCAGCTGAGCACCCGGGAGCTGCCCTACTCCGGAGAACGCGACTACGTGCTCTACGCCGTGGTGGCCTGCCAGCTCAGGCCCCCGCTCTCGGCGCCCGTCTTCACCGACTCCGTGCCCGGGAGGAAACTGCAGAGCCTCATCCAGCGCTGCTGGACGCCCCGGCCGAGGCAGCGGCCGAGCGCGGGCCTGCTCTGGCTGGACCTGCACGCCTTGAAGGCCGAGCACGGGTGA